From the genome of Blautia pseudococcoides, one region includes:
- a CDS encoding J domain-containing protein, translating to MINNPYEVLGVSQNASNDEIKRAYRDLSRKYHPDSYVDNPLAGLAEEKFKEVQEAYDQIMRERDGGYQSGYGSGSGSSYSSGGYSQQNYASQEDGVQLQAAANYLNARQYQQALNVLSRIQNRSAQWYYLSAVANMGMGNNVNALNMARQASSMEPGNPEYSNLVNRLQWNSQRYQGGGSPYANNGGSSCGTGNFCCDLWCADSLCECMGGDLCPCL from the coding sequence ATGATTAACAATCCTTATGAAGTGCTGGGCGTTTCACAAAATGCCAGCAATGACGAAATTAAGAGAGCATACCGGGATTTGAGCAGAAAATACCATCCCGATTCCTATGTAGACAATCCGCTGGCAGGGCTGGCAGAGGAGAAGTTCAAGGAAGTACAGGAAGCGTATGACCAGATCATGCGTGAGAGGGACGGAGGCTACCAGAGCGGTTACGGCAGCGGTTCAGGAAGCAGTTACAGCTCCGGAGGATACAGCCAGCAGAACTATGCGTCACAGGAGGACGGCGTGCAGCTTCAGGCAGCAGCCAACTACCTGAATGCCCGCCAGTACCAGCAGGCCCTCAATGTGCTTTCCCGCATACAGAACAGAAGTGCCCAGTGGTATTATTTGAGCGCAGTAGCCAACATGGGAATGGGGAATAACGTGAATGCCCTGAATATGGCAAGACAGGCATCCAGTATGGAGCCGGGCAATCCGGAGTATTCCAATCTGGTGAACCGCCTGCAGTGGAACAGCCAGCGCTACCAGGGCGGCGGCAGCCCTTACGCAAACAACGGCGGCTCCTCCTGTGGTACAGGTAACTTCTGCTGCGATCTATGGTGTGCTGACAGTTTGTGTGAGTGTATGGGAGGAGATCTTTGTCCATGCTTGTAA
- a CDS encoding DUF5685 family protein — protein sequence MFGYVTVDKPELKVKEFYQYKAYYCGLCKTLKEEYGFQGRMTLTYDMTFLVVLLTSLYESETREISSRCPVHPVKKIPMLLNEITQYGARMNILLSFYHFADDWQDEKSMKGLAGIHLFKKKARKVCQEYPRQSKAIRVQLKKLSNLEKRQETDLDLVSGCFGELMAEIFVIREDVWEDYLRKFGFYLGKFIYIMDAYDDLEKDMEKGSYNPLKYLHESYQEDKEGYEKEVYDILLMMMAEASGAFEMLPCVKEAELLRNIIYSGVWSKYNKLKKERQEIKENHD from the coding sequence ATGTTTGGATATGTGACGGTGGATAAACCGGAGCTGAAAGTCAAAGAATTTTATCAGTATAAGGCATATTACTGCGGACTTTGCAAAACCCTGAAAGAAGAATATGGATTTCAGGGCAGAATGACGCTTACCTATGATATGACATTTCTGGTGGTGCTTCTCACTTCTCTTTATGAGAGCGAGACCAGGGAGATCAGTTCCCGGTGTCCGGTGCATCCGGTGAAGAAGATTCCCATGCTCCTAAATGAGATCACGCAGTACGGTGCCAGGATGAATATCCTGCTCTCCTTTTACCATTTTGCCGATGACTGGCAGGATGAAAAGAGTATGAAGGGACTGGCAGGTATCCATCTGTTTAAGAAAAAAGCCAGGAAAGTCTGTCAGGAATACCCAAGGCAGAGTAAGGCGATCAGGGTGCAGCTCAAAAAACTTTCCAATCTCGAAAAGAGGCAGGAGACGGATTTGGACTTGGTGTCCGGCTGTTTCGGGGAACTGATGGCAGAAATATTTGTTATCCGGGAGGATGTCTGGGAAGACTATTTAAGGAAATTCGGTTTTTATCTGGGAAAATTCATTTATATTATGGATGCCTACGATGACCTGGAAAAGGATATGGAGAAGGGCAGTTATAACCCTCTGAAATACCTTCATGAATCCTATCAGGAGGATAAAGAAGGATATGAGAAAGAAGTATATGATATCCTTCTCATGATGATGGCTGAGGCCAGCGGTGCCTTTGAGATGCTTCCCTGTGTTAAGGAGGCGGAGCTGCTTCGGAATATTATCTATTCCGGTGTCTGGTCAAAATATAATAAATTAAAAAAAGAAAGACAGGAGATAAAAGAGAACCATGATTAA
- a CDS encoding GTP pyrophosphokinase, translating into MRFPERFIKNTDYYNSLMTMYRCAIREIQTKLEVLDDEFSVKYNRNPISSIKTRIKKPMSIYSKLQKLGYEFTETNIREQLNDVAGIRVICSFIDDIYTVANLLAEQDDIKILRIKDYILNPKSNGYRSYHMIVEIPVFFAEGKTPMRAEVQIRTIGMDFWASLEHQLRYKKELGSNKDHELISMELLECAHTITAVDNQMQNIKKMIGELN; encoded by the coding sequence GTGCGCTTCCCGGAGCGCTTTATAAAGAACACGGATTATTACAATTCTCTTATGACGATGTACCGCTGTGCCATCCGGGAGATACAGACAAAACTGGAGGTGCTGGATGACGAATTCTCCGTAAAGTACAACCGTAATCCCATCTCCTCCATCAAGACGAGGATCAAAAAGCCCATGAGTATCTACAGCAAACTCCAAAAACTGGGATACGAATTTACAGAGACTAATATCAGGGAACAATTAAACGATGTGGCCGGGATCCGCGTCATCTGTTCCTTCATAGATGACATTTACACGGTTGCCAATCTTCTTGCAGAACAGGACGACATTAAAATCCTCCGCATCAAAGATTACATCCTGAATCCCAAATCCAACGGTTACAGAAGCTACCACATGATCGTGGAGATCCCCGTCTTCTTCGCAGAGGGGAAAACTCCCATGCGGGCTGAAGTACAGATACGGACCATAGGCATGGACTTCTGGGCCAGCCTGGAGCACCAGCTCAGGTATAAAAAGGAGCTGGGCAGCAACAAAGACCATGAACTTATCAGCATGGAACTTCTGGAATGTGCCCACACTATCACAGCTGTGGACAACCAAATGCAGAATATTAAAAAGATGATTGGGGAACTGAACTGA
- a CDS encoding MATE family efflux transporter, with protein sequence MKNLTQGNPAKLMLSFALPVCLGNLFQLFYSLADTRIVGSTLGESSLAAVGATTAISTLFIGFLQGLTNGFSIIVSQSFGADKKERLKKAAAGTFLLGFLTTVVLTAMALLGLNGFLSLLQVPKQLLSEASGYIRIILMGMLITMLYNALAGIMRAVGDTVAPLLFLVCAALLNVGLDLLFILEFHMGVRGAALATVLAQSVSVVLSFIYMWKRYPIFRLKPEDFKLSRTMVKVLFSSGLSMALMMSLVFFGTLALQCAINTFGTEIIVAHTAARKICEFYFLPISVMGVTMATFCGQNFGAGEFGRVKTGIRQALFITWGWTFIIILLSYTAAPFLVHLVTGSNSPVVVENASRYLRINSLLYFVACGINILRNALQAIGDHITPVISSFIELIGKVLIALFLTPVLQYMGIIIAEPVIWCLMILPLIFKFRRLCRAQNENQRI encoded by the coding sequence ATGAAGAATCTGACGCAGGGAAACCCTGCCAAACTCATGCTTTCCTTTGCGCTTCCCGTATGTCTGGGCAATCTGTTCCAGCTTTTTTACAGTCTGGCTGACACAAGGATCGTGGGAAGCACACTTGGAGAATCCTCTCTGGCCGCTGTGGGTGCAACGACTGCCATCAGTACACTGTTCATCGGCTTTCTGCAGGGTCTTACCAACGGCTTTTCCATCATTGTCTCCCAGAGCTTCGGCGCTGATAAAAAGGAACGGCTTAAAAAAGCGGCTGCCGGAACGTTTCTGCTGGGATTTCTGACCACAGTGGTCCTGACTGCGATGGCTCTTTTGGGACTGAACGGATTTTTGTCCCTGCTGCAGGTTCCAAAACAGCTCCTGTCCGAAGCGTCCGGATACATAAGAATCATTCTTATGGGTATGCTCATCACCATGCTCTACAACGCGCTGGCCGGTATCATGCGGGCTGTGGGGGACACGGTGGCCCCGCTTTTATTTCTGGTCTGCGCTGCCCTTCTGAATGTGGGGCTTGACCTGCTGTTCATCCTGGAGTTCCATATGGGTGTCCGCGGCGCTGCCCTGGCCACTGTTCTGGCCCAGAGTGTGTCCGTGGTGCTGAGTTTTATATACATGTGGAAACGCTATCCCATTTTCCGCTTAAAGCCTGAAGATTTTAAATTGAGCCGGACCATGGTGAAAGTGCTCTTCTCCTCCGGCCTGTCCATGGCACTTATGATGTCCCTGGTATTTTTCGGCACCCTTGCCCTCCAGTGCGCCATCAATACCTTTGGCACAGAAATCATTGTGGCGCACACAGCCGCCAGGAAAATCTGCGAATTTTATTTTCTGCCAATCTCCGTCATGGGCGTGACCATGGCCACCTTCTGCGGGCAGAACTTCGGCGCCGGTGAGTTCGGACGGGTAAAAACCGGGATCCGGCAGGCACTGTTCATCACATGGGGGTGGACTTTCATCATTATCTTATTAAGCTACACTGCTGCTCCCTTCCTAGTCCATCTGGTCACGGGCAGCAACAGCCCTGTGGTTGTGGAAAACGCCTCCAGATACCTGCGCATCAACTCTCTGCTGTATTTTGTAGCCTGCGGGATCAACATCTTAAGAAATGCCCTGCAGGCTATCGGTGACCATATCACCCCTGTCATATCCAGCTTCATTGAGCTGATAGGCAAAGTATTGATCGCACTGTTTCTGACCCCTGTGCTTCAGTATATGGGAATCATTATTGCAGAGCCTGTGATCTGGTGTCTCATGATCCTGCCCCTGATTTTCAAATTCCGCCGTCTGTGCAGGGCACAAAACGAAAACCAGCGCATATAA
- a CDS encoding N-acetylmuramoyl-L-alanine amidase, whose amino-acid sequence MAYKIVIDAGHGGSDPGAVYKGRQEKDDNLRLALAVGRILSQNGVDVVYTRTTDVYQTPFEKARIANDAGADWFFSFHRNSSPQANQYSGVETLVYDLSGPKVEMAENINGALGELGFNNLGVKARPGLVVLRRTKMPAVLIETGFINNDADNALFDEKFSEIAQSIAYAILGTLEEEEVERPPAGEPVLYRVQVGMFREKQYADNLLYELQDKGFPAFILNEDGFYKVQVGAYQYLANAVRMEQTLRREGYSTWITT is encoded by the coding sequence TTGGCATATAAAATTGTAATAGACGCCGGGCACGGCGGTTCAGATCCCGGTGCTGTCTATAAGGGCCGTCAGGAAAAAGATGACAACCTCCGCCTGGCTCTGGCCGTGGGACGGATTCTCTCCCAGAACGGGGTGGATGTGGTGTACACCCGCACCACTGATGTATATCAGACACCATTTGAGAAAGCCCGCATCGCCAACGATGCCGGTGCAGACTGGTTTTTCTCCTTCCACCGCAACTCAAGCCCCCAGGCAAACCAGTATTCCGGTGTGGAAACCCTGGTCTATGACCTGTCAGGTCCCAAGGTTGAGATGGCAGAAAATATCAACGGGGCATTAGGGGAACTGGGCTTTAATAATCTTGGTGTGAAGGCAAGACCCGGACTGGTGGTCCTTCGCCGCACAAAGATGCCAGCCGTCCTGATTGAGACGGGTTTTATCAACAACGACGCAGACAACGCCTTGTTCGATGAGAAATTCAGCGAGATTGCACAGAGTATTGCCTATGCGATCCTTGGAACTCTGGAAGAGGAAGAAGTGGAACGTCCCCCTGCCGGTGAACCTGTCCTCTACCGGGTGCAGGTAGGCATGTTCAGGGAAAAACAATATGCTGATAATCTGCTCTATGAACTGCAGGACAAAGGATTTCCTGCCTTTATCCTGAATGAGGACGGCTTTTACAAAGTACAGGTAGGCGCCTACCAATACCTGGCAAATGCCGTGAGAATGGAACAGACACTGCGCCGGGAAGGCTATAGTACCTGGATCACAACCTGA
- a CDS encoding methylglyoxal synthase: MDNEFVTFTIGKKKHIALIAHDNEKPKLIEWCRENYDILKNHSLYGTGTTARLIADKAGLRVKGYNSGPLGGDQQIGAKIVEGVIDFVVFFSDPLTAQPHDPDVKALMRIAQVYDIPMAINKATADFMIHSQFMDGEYDHEVINFKKNVEKRADSM, from the coding sequence ATGGACAACGAATTTGTAACATTTACTATAGGAAAGAAGAAACATATTGCATTGATCGCGCATGACAATGAAAAGCCGAAGCTGATAGAATGGTGCAGAGAGAATTATGATATACTGAAGAACCACAGCCTTTACGGGACAGGCACTACCGCAAGGCTGATCGCAGACAAGGCCGGCCTGCGCGTAAAGGGATACAACAGCGGCCCTCTGGGCGGTGACCAGCAGATTGGCGCCAAGATCGTGGAGGGCGTTATTGATTTTGTAGTGTTCTTCTCAGACCCTCTGACAGCGCAGCCTCATGACCCTGATGTGAAGGCCCTTATGCGTATCGCGCAGGTATACGATATTCCCATGGCGATCAACAAGGCTACAGCAGATTTTATGATCCATTCCCAGTTTATGGACGGGGAATATGACCATGAAGTGATCAACTTTAAAAAGAATGTGGAAAAACGTGCAGACTCCATGTGA
- a CDS encoding diacylglycerol/lipid kinase family protein translates to MYYFIINPRSRSGKGQEIWDNVKKRLDEENLEYEAYFTQRQGHAAELAHQIAALSIPCTLVVVGGDGTANEVVNGLVKTVYTHITLGYIPTGSGNDFARGLGLTKDTKKAVEQILAPACIEKMDIGIAQSDKEKRYFLISAGIGFDASICHEALHSGLKDLLNRYGLGKLTYAAIALKQLFLYRPCPVDIRLDKKRISRFPRCFFVAGMNLKYEGGGCKFCPDADHSDGKIHICVAGKLSKLKILTMLPTAFIGKHIWFKGIQIEQGHVVEIISRRPLPVHCDGESFGFRSSLSLRTAPEQISVITG, encoded by the coding sequence ATGTACTATTTTATCATCAATCCCCGCTCCCGTTCCGGCAAGGGGCAGGAAATCTGGGACAACGTAAAAAAGCGTCTGGATGAGGAAAACCTGGAATACGAGGCCTATTTTACCCAGCGGCAGGGACACGCCGCCGAGCTGGCACATCAGATAGCAGCCCTCTCTATCCCCTGTACATTGGTTGTTGTAGGCGGAGACGGCACAGCGAATGAAGTGGTAAACGGTCTTGTAAAAACAGTGTACACCCATATCACCCTGGGCTATATTCCCACAGGCTCCGGCAATGATTTTGCCAGAGGCCTTGGGCTTACGAAAGATACTAAAAAAGCTGTGGAGCAGATCCTGGCTCCCGCATGTATTGAAAAGATGGATATTGGCATCGCACAGTCGGACAAAGAAAAGCGTTATTTTCTCATCAGTGCCGGCATTGGATTTGACGCCTCCATCTGTCATGAAGCTCTGCATTCCGGCCTCAAGGATCTTCTGAACAGATATGGCCTGGGCAAGCTTACATATGCGGCCATTGCCCTGAAACAATTGTTTCTGTACCGCCCCTGCCCTGTGGATATCAGGCTGGACAAAAAAAGGATTTCCCGTTTTCCCCGCTGCTTTTTTGTTGCGGGCATGAATCTGAAATATGAGGGGGGAGGCTGTAAATTTTGTCCGGATGCAGATCACTCTGACGGCAAAATCCACATTTGTGTAGCCGGAAAACTCTCCAAACTGAAAATCCTCACCATGCTGCCCACAGCATTTATTGGGAAACACATATGGTTTAAAGGCATACAGATAGAACAGGGGCATGTGGTGGAAATCATCAGCCGGCGTCCTCTTCCTGTACACTGTGACGGGGAATCTTTTGGATTCAGGAGTTCCCTCTCCCTGAGAACAGCGCCGGAACAGATTTCTGTCATCACCGGATAG
- a CDS encoding glycerophosphodiester phosphodiesterase family protein, whose protein sequence is MKSLLIMAAIVLLGFLLYFYCIMPRFTRKSQTRAFMHRLFAHRGLFDPKEGIPENSMPAFERAVLCGYPIELDVQVTKDNKIVVFHDYTLGRMCGIDLPLETKTYEELQKLSLQNTGEKIPLFSDVLKLVDGRVPLLIEIKLHSRHTYPCALVDKLLEGYKGSYCIESFNSLALFWYRRNRPGVVRGQLSSNLTSPVAEGGYVLSFLVKHLLTNCIGRPDFIAYCYKDSRNLSFCLVRHLYKTPVFAWTLRTPEAYEKCKKRFDSVIFDSFLPRKQA, encoded by the coding sequence ATGAAATCACTGCTGATAATGGCTGCCATTGTACTTCTCGGTTTTTTACTTTATTTTTACTGTATTATGCCGCGTTTTACAAGAAAATCCCAAACTCGGGCCTTTATGCACAGACTCTTTGCACATAGAGGATTATTTGATCCCAAAGAAGGCATTCCAGAGAACTCCATGCCCGCCTTTGAACGGGCAGTCCTGTGCGGATATCCCATTGAACTGGATGTTCAGGTTACAAAAGACAACAAGATCGTGGTTTTCCACGATTATACATTGGGCCGCATGTGCGGCATCGACCTGCCTCTGGAGACAAAGACTTATGAGGAACTGCAAAAGCTCTCTCTGCAGAACACCGGAGAAAAAATCCCTCTGTTTTCAGATGTACTGAAATTGGTGGATGGCCGGGTTCCTTTACTGATCGAGATAAAACTTCACTCCCGCCACACATATCCCTGTGCTCTTGTGGATAAACTATTAGAGGGGTATAAAGGCAGTTACTGTATTGAATCTTTTAATTCCCTGGCGCTTTTCTGGTACCGGCGCAACCGGCCCGGAGTGGTAAGAGGGCAGCTCTCCTCCAACCTGACAAGCCCGGTGGCTGAGGGCGGATATGTGCTGAGTTTTTTGGTAAAACACCTGCTCACCAACTGCATCGGACGACCCGACTTTATTGCCTACTGCTATAAGGACAGCCGCAACCTGAGCTTCTGCCTGGTCCGCCATCTCTACAAAACCCCTGTTTTTGCCTGGACGCTGCGCACACCGGAGGCCTATGAAAAGTGTAAAAAGCGTTTTGATTCCGTCATTTTTGACAGTTTTCTCCCACGTAAACAGGCATAA
- a CDS encoding phosphatase PAP2 family protein, which translates to MNLLKKYKHTWIIPVYGIFYLTAFRYLEQRDVRPHIIHMKIDDYIPFCEYFIVPYLLWFAYIAVTVLYFSFFNDSKREFYQLIFTLGVGMTLFLVISYIYPNGQDLRPKLTGDSIFIELVRHLYRIDTPTNILPSIHVFNSVACCTAVFKNAKARKHPVLLGSTLLLTILIVMATVFLKQHTLVDVVAAFALNVFCCQMFYKAHPARQKQPAFVK; encoded by the coding sequence ATGAATCTGCTGAAAAAATATAAACACACCTGGATCATCCCGGTATATGGTATTTTTTACCTTACAGCTTTCCGGTATCTGGAACAGCGCGATGTCCGGCCCCATATCATCCATATGAAGATTGATGATTATATCCCGTTCTGTGAATATTTTATCGTCCCGTATCTGCTGTGGTTCGCCTACATCGCAGTCACTGTTTTGTACTTTTCTTTTTTTAATGACAGTAAACGGGAATTTTACCAACTGATCTTTACCCTTGGAGTGGGTATGACACTGTTTCTCGTCATCTCCTACATTTACCCCAACGGGCAGGACCTGCGGCCCAAGCTTACCGGTGACAGCATCTTTATTGAACTGGTGAGACATTTATACCGGATCGACACTCCTACTAATATACTGCCCAGCATTCATGTATTCAATTCCGTGGCCTGCTGCACAGCAGTTTTCAAAAACGCAAAAGCAAGAAAGCATCCCGTACTGCTTGGCAGTACCCTGCTTCTGACCATACTTATCGTCATGGCTACTGTATTCTTAAAGCAGCATACACTCGTGGATGTGGTAGCAGCGTTTGCGCTGAATGTGTTCTGCTGCCAGATGTTCTACAAAGCACATCCGGCCCGGCAGAAACAACCCGCATTTGTAAAATGA
- a CDS encoding DUF4368 domain-containing protein: MNFSKCPRNFAPKMYYDVRFIAINDDVDSAKGENDFAVFNNVFNDYYTKDTSKKIRAVVKMRGEAGEHLASNPPYGYVKDPQDKKKWIVDEEAAKVVRRIFDLCIAGKGPMQIAKILTKEQILTVTAYHARQKGWTMPDNLYGWSQKSVSGILERREYTGCTVNFKTYAKSLKFKKRLQNPKENQRIFEGTQPVIIEYGQWERVQVLRENKRRPTKTGKTSIFSGLVRCADCGAKLYYCTCHSYKDDSQNHFVCSNYKSNTGSCQIHYIRETTLYKRVLECVQRTLTYVRLFKDDFTQEMLMQDEASRKEELTQKRKALSGAQKRMEDLDKIIQRLYEDNVLGKLSDLRFQKLSGQYETEQEEIRLLSEVLEREITEEAEQVSDVERFLQLAERYSDIQELDAATVNELIEKIVIHNPKKIDGRKHVTIEIYFTYVGKIRIPLQKPELPTGTEKPA; encoded by the coding sequence GTGAACTTTTCAAAATGCCCCCGTAATTTTGCACCAAAAATGTACTACGATGTCCGATTTATCGCCATCAATGATGATGTAGACAGTGCTAAAGGAGAAAATGATTTTGCCGTTTTCAATAACGTTTTCAACGATTATTACACAAAGGACACCAGCAAGAAAATCCGGGCGGTTGTCAAAATGCGAGGAGAAGCCGGGGAACACCTTGCCAGCAATCCGCCCTACGGTTATGTGAAAGACCCACAGGACAAAAAGAAATGGATTGTGGATGAAGAAGCGGCAAAGGTAGTGCGGCGTATCTTTGACCTGTGTATTGCGGGGAAAGGACCTATGCAGATAGCAAAAATACTGACAAAGGAACAGATATTGACTGTTACCGCCTACCATGCAAGGCAGAAAGGTTGGACAATGCCGGATAATCTATATGGCTGGAGCCAGAAATCAGTTTCCGGTATTTTAGAACGGAGGGAATATACCGGCTGTACCGTCAACTTCAAGACCTACGCCAAATCCCTGAAATTTAAAAAGCGACTGCAAAATCCAAAAGAAAACCAGCGGATATTTGAGGGGACGCAGCCAGTAATTATCGAGTACGGACAATGGGAACGGGTACAGGTTCTTCGGGAAAATAAACGCAGACCGACCAAAACAGGCAAGACAAGTATATTCTCCGGCCTTGTCCGCTGTGCTGACTGCGGGGCAAAGCTATACTACTGCACTTGTCACAGCTACAAGGATGATTCACAAAACCATTTCGTCTGTTCCAATTACAAAAGCAATACCGGTTCCTGTCAGATTCATTATATCCGGGAGACCACGCTGTATAAGCGAGTACTGGAATGTGTCCAACGAACTCTGACCTATGTTCGATTGTTTAAGGATGATTTTACACAGGAAATGCTGATGCAAGATGAAGCCAGCCGGAAAGAAGAACTTACACAGAAACGAAAAGCTCTCTCCGGCGCACAGAAGCGCATGGAGGACTTGGACAAAATCATTCAGCGCCTTTATGAAGATAATGTTTTAGGAAAACTGAGTGACCTTCGTTTCCAGAAGCTATCGGGACAGTATGAGACCGAACAGGAAGAAATCAGACTGCTTTCCGAAGTGTTGGAACGTGAAATCACAGAAGAAGCCGAACAAGTTTCTGATGTAGAGCGTTTTCTGCAACTTGCCGAACGGTATTCCGATATACAGGAGCTTGACGCTGCAACAGTCAACGAATTGATTGAAAAAATCGTCATCCATAATCCGAAGAAAATCGATGGAAGAAAGCATGTGACGATTGAAATTTATTTTACTTATGTAGGCAAGATTCGGATTCCACTTCAAAAACCGGAACTGCCTACGGGTACGGAAAAACCGGCGTGA
- a CDS encoding winged helix-turn-helix domain-containing protein has product MIVRRFHGKLAVFDLSGTDTQIGEKLALLLDEKQRKELAQYLFGDIVLTADTGINPPKYNWQQDSPLTEIQEGDLYICLEHRLVTVHKQEISLTAKEFDILFLLASNPKRVFTYELIMDLVWNEDYTYYSRKAINNHVSNLRKKLKTRPDDPDYIKSATGIGYKFALQ; this is encoded by the coding sequence ATGATTGTGAGGCGATTTCATGGGAAATTAGCTGTATTCGATTTATCCGGAACAGATACGCAGATTGGTGAGAAATTAGCACTCTTGCTTGATGAAAAACAGCGAAAAGAACTTGCACAATATCTTTTTGGAGATATAGTATTAACTGCTGATACAGGTATAAATCCACCAAAATATAACTGGCAGCAAGATAGTCCTCTTACTGAAATACAAGAAGGTGATTTATATATTTGTTTGGAACATCGTCTGGTAACAGTCCACAAACAGGAAATAAGTCTGACTGCCAAAGAGTTTGATATATTGTTTTTACTTGCCAGCAATCCGAAACGAGTGTTTACTTATGAGCTTATCATGGATTTAGTCTGGAATGAGGATTATACCTACTATTCCCGGAAAGCAATCAATAATCATGTGAGTAACTTGCGGAAAAAGTTAAAGACCAGACCGGATGACCCTGATTATATCAAAAGCGCTACCGGAATTGGATATAAATTTGCATTACAATAG
- a CDS encoding MATE family efflux transporter has translation MMNQSESLFTNRDLKNLVLPLFMEQLLTMLVGIADIFIVSFVGEAAVSGVSLVNSFNTIFIYLFTALASGGAVVISQYIGRNEPKIAGEASSQLFTSSVLFSIVTAVLILLINRPLMRMMFGQVEQDVMAACVTYLRISAYSYPALAIYNAGAALYRSFGKTSTTMYISLIANTINIAGNLIGVFVLKAGVAGVAYPSFISRTFSAIAITILCFGGKNPVQYHVKWILSWKKKLQYQMLRIAIPNGVESGVFQLVKVALSSVVALFGTYQIAANGIAQSIWGMAALVCVTMGPVFITVIGQCMGAGDTQAADYYFRKLLKITLLFSLVWNGLIFAVTPILMHFYSLAEETKHLVIVLVLIHNICNAVAFPFADPFGKGLRATGDVKFTTAISLFTTVGVRLVFSVLFGITLNLGVVGIAYAMCLDWIIRGIIFWIRFKKNKWKQCKVI, from the coding sequence ATGATGAATCAGTCAGAATCGTTATTTACCAACCGAGATTTAAAAAATTTAGTTTTACCATTGTTTATGGAGCAGCTGCTTACGATGCTGGTGGGGATTGCTGACATTTTCATCGTTAGTTTTGTCGGAGAGGCGGCAGTATCCGGGGTATCCCTTGTCAACTCGTTTAATACCATTTTCATTTATTTGTTTACTGCTCTGGCCTCTGGCGGAGCAGTGGTAATCAGTCAGTACATCGGCAGAAACGAACCGAAAATAGCAGGTGAAGCTTCGAGTCAGTTATTCACCTCCTCCGTGCTGTTTTCTATTGTTACTGCCGTACTGATTCTGTTAATCAACAGACCTTTAATGAGAATGATGTTTGGGCAGGTGGAGCAGGATGTGATGGCGGCTTGTGTGACCTATCTTCGTATTTCAGCCTATTCCTATCCGGCTCTGGCAATCTACAACGCAGGGGCGGCTCTCTACCGCAGCTTTGGCAAGACCAGCACGACCATGTATATTTCGTTGATTGCTAATACAATCAATATCGCTGGCAATTTAATCGGTGTATTTGTACTGAAGGCAGGCGTTGCGGGAGTTGCTTACCCATCGTTCATTTCAAGAACATTTTCAGCTATTGCCATTACCATTCTGTGTTTTGGAGGAAAGAATCCTGTTCAGTACCATGTAAAATGGATTTTGAGCTGGAAGAAAAAATTACAGTACCAGATGCTGCGGATCGCGATTCCAAACGGCGTGGAAAGCGGTGTTTTTCAACTTGTAAAGGTGGCTTTGAGCAGTGTTGTGGCATTATTTGGAACATATCAGATCGCAGCAAACGGAATTGCACAGAGTATTTGGGGAATGGCTGCTCTTGTATGCGTCACGATGGGACCTGTATTTATTACTGTGATTGGACAATGTATGGGAGCTGGTGACACGCAGGCGGCAGATTATTATTTCAGGAAACTTTTGAAAATAACCCTGCTGTTTTCGCTCGTTTGGAATGGGTTGATTTTCGCCGTAACGCCGATACTGATGCATTTCTATTCGTTAGCCGAGGAAACAAAGCATCTGGTAATAGTTCTTGTGTTGATTCATAATATATGCAATGCGGTAGCGTTTCCATTTGCCGATCCTTTCGGGAAAGGTCTACGAGCAACTGGAGATGTGAAATTTACAACGGCGATATCGCTTTTTACAACAGTCGGTGTCCGGCTTGTTTTTTCAGTATTGTTTGGTATTACGCTGAACTTAGGCGTTGTAGGTATTGCCTACGCAATGTGCCTCGACTGGATAATCCGCGGTATTATATTTTGGATTCGATTCAAGAAAAACAAGTGGAAACAATGTAAAGTAATTTAA